TCATTTCCGCGGTGGATGGGTGGATGTCCTACATCCCGGGGAGCACCACCGGCAGCCTGGTGGAAAAAGGCCAGCTCATGGCCCTCATCAAAATCTACGACTATGATTTCTTCTCATGGCAACAGCGATATCTGGCTGAGCTTTCCAACATAGGGCGAAGGTATCTCCCGGCAACCAATTTTACCGGAGCCCGTCAACCTCTCCCCTATCCACCCCGACCTTCCCGCAAGGTCGCACCGACACCCGGCGACATGTCCTCCATGGACATGCCTTCTGCAGCCATGCAGACAGGAAAAGAATCGCCAACAGCCCCGCCCCGACCCAAACCCAAATCAACTCTGGGAATGCCGTTTTCAGCCATGAAACCCAAATTTGCCCTGCAGGCGACTCCCCCAGGCGGCCTGCCCCAGTCCCAAATTCCCTTGCCCGGTAAAACTCCACCCGCCCATACACCGGCCTCCTCCATGCCGGGAATGGCGGATCACTCCATGCCCTTTGGCAATGAAAGACGGCAAGGCGATTTAGATCCAACCTATATGCGCGAAGACGACATCCTGTATGCCAACAAGGCCAAATTGGAGCTGCTGGATCTGGGGGTTGACGAAACCCAGCTCCTTGAGCTTGCACTGGAGGGAAAATATATCCCGAATATTCAGGTGAGGTCTCCGGTCACAGGGCTGGTGATCGACCGCGGTGTTTCACCCCTTGAAAAGGTGTTTCGCGGTACCGAGTGTTTTCGGGTGGCCGATCTCAGCAGGGTATGGATTCTGGCGGACGTCTTCAATACCGATGCCAAATATATTCAACCGGGTATGCGTGCCCGGGTATCTCTTCCCCGACAAAACAAGCCCGTTGACGCCGTCGTGAGCGACATCTTTCCTGAGTTCGACGCCACAACGCGCACGCTGAAGGTTCGTCTGGAGATGGATAATCCCCAAAATGCATTTCGTCCGGACATGTTTGTGAATGTGGACTTTCTCATCCCCCTTCCCGAGGCCATCACGGTTCCGGCGGATGCAGTACTCGATTCCGGGCGGAGAAAAATCGTCTTCATCGCCCTTGGAGAGGGGTATTTCGAGCCCCGGGAGGTGGTGACCGGCTGGCAGTTCGGCGATCGGGTTGAAATCGTCAAGGGAATTGCTCCGGGAGAACAGATTGTTGTTTCAGGCAATTTTCTCATTGATTCGGAAAGCCGGATGAAACTGGCCACCATCGGACTCATGGCAACACCGGAGACGGAAAAGGGATCTTCAGACAGGGAAAAATCAGGCATCCCCTCTGATGCGGAGCCGGGGAATGATTAACCGCATCATTGATTTTTCCGTTCAGAACCGGTTTATCGTCTTTACCCTCGTTGGCGTCGCGTGTATCGCTGGCTGGTGGTCCATGAACCATGTTGCACTGGACGCCATCCCGGATCTCAGCGACACCCAGGTGATTGTATATTCCCGATGGGACCAAAGTCCGGACATCATCGAAGACCAGGTGACCTATCCCATCGTGACCGCCATGCTGGGTGCCCCGCAGGTAAGAGCCGTTCGCGGCTTCTCCGATTTTGGGTATTCCTTCGTCTACGTAATTTTTGAAGATGGTACCGACATCTACTGGGCCCGCTCCAGGACCCTTGAATATCTTTCCGGGGTTCTGCCCCAGCTCCCTGAAGGGGTGAAAACAGAACTGGGCCCGGATGCCACGGGTCTGGGCTGGATCTTTCAGTACGCCCTGGTGGATGAGTCGGGACAGCACAGCCTGGCCGATCTTCGATCATATCAGGATTGGGTGTTGCGATACTATCTGAAATCGGTTCCCGGTGTTGCCGAGGTGGCGCCCATCGGGGGCTTCAGAAGGCAGTATCAGGTGAATGTGGATCCGAACCGGCTCCAGTTTTACAATCTTTCCATCCGTCAGGTGGTGGAAGCGGTTCGGGGGGGAAACAGCGAGGTGGGGGGGCGACTGATCGAGTTCGGCGGGACCGAGTACATGGTCCGGGGACGCGGTTATGCCAAATCCGTCGCCGATTTTGAAAATATTCTGTTAGCCGCCAGTGACGACGGCATCCCCATTCGCGTCAAGGATGTCGGACAGGTGGTTTCCGGACCGGATCTGCGCAGGGGCATCACCGATCTTGACGGCGACGGAGAGGTTGTCTCCGGGATCGTGGTCATGCGGCAGGGCCAAAACGCCCTTGACGTGATTGACCGCGTGAAGGCTAAAATCCGTGATATCGCGCCGGGACTCCCTTCCGGGGTCAAGATCGTTCCCATCTACGACCGATCGGAGTTGATTCACCGGGCCATCGACAACCTCAAGTCCACCCTGGTGGAAGTCATGGTAACCGTTTCCCTTGTGATTCTCCTCTTCCTCTGGCACATTCCCAGTTCCATCATTCCGATGATCACCATCCCCATCGCCGTCCTGCTGGCGTTTATTCCATTCCGCTTGATGGGGCTCACCGCCAATATCATGTCGTTAGGAGGCATTGCCATCGCCATCGGAACCATGGTGGATGCGGCCATTGTGGTGGTGGAGCAGACCCACAAGAAACTGGAGGAATGGGAGGAGAGCGGCCGGAAAAAAGAGTATCGGACGGTTATCATCGATGCCGTAAAGCAGGTTGCCGGCCCCAGTTTTTTTGCCATGCTGGTGATCGCCGTCTCTTTTCTCCCCATACTCACCCTCGAGGGCGAGGAAGGCCGTCTGTTCAAACCCCTTGCCTACACCAAGACCCTTTCCATGTTTGTTGCCGCGCTGTTGGCCATTACCCTGGATCCGGCGTTGCGGCTGTTTTTCACCAGGCTGCACCCCTATCGTTTTCGTCCCCGCTGGCTGTGCCGGGTGACGAATGCCGTGTTCGTCGGGACCATCCACTCCGAAGAGAAACACCCCATCAGCCGCGTCCTGATTCGACTCTATCAACCCATTGCCGAGTGGACCCTTCGATGGAAATGGATCGTGCTGACAGCGGCGTTGTTGCTGGTGATCGGCACGGTTCCCCTCTTTCTGCGACTGGGGTCTGAATTCATGCCCCCCCTTGACGAGGGCGCCATTCTCTACATGCCGTCCACCATGCCGGGCATCTCCATTGCCCAAGCACAGCAACTACTGCAGAATACGGACCGGATTCTCAAGCAGTTTCCGGAAGTGGATCGGGTATTGGGCAAGGCCGGCCGTGCCGAGACATCCACGGACCCGGCGCCGTTATCCATGATGGAAACCGTGATCATTCTCCATCCCAAAGAAAAATGGCGACCCGTGGATACCTGGTATTCGTCGTGGGCGCCGGAATGGGCCAAGGTCGTATTGCGCCGCTTCACCCCGGATCACATCTCCTCGGAAAAACTGATCAGCCTCATGAACGACGCGCTCCGGATTCCGGGGCTGGTCAATGGGTGGACCATGCCGATCAAGGGAAGGATCGATATGCTCACCACCGGCATACGAACGCCGGTAGGGCTTAAAATATCAGGCGCCGACCTTGCGGTGATCGAGGAGATCGGATCCAAGATCGAGGCCCTCCTGCCCGCTGTCGAAGGGACCCGCAGCGCATTTGCCGAACGCACGGGGAGCGGGTATTTTCTGGACTTTGAATGGGACCGAGAGCAACTGGCCTTTTTCGGCTTCAGCATGGACGACGCCCAGGCCGCAGTGTTGAACGCAATCGGCGGAAAGACCGTAACCACGACCGTGGAAGGGAGGGAACGCTATTCGGTCAATGTGCGCTACATGCGCGATTTCCGGACAGATCTGCAATCTCTTGAACGTGTTCTGGTGGCAGGCCCGAAGGGGGAGAGACAAATTCCCATTGGCCTCCTTGCCGATATCAA
This Deltaproteobacteria bacterium DNA region includes the following protein-coding sequences:
- a CDS encoding efflux RND transporter periplasmic adaptor subunit, coding for MKKFLFMFLLLILLIASFRGGTWYSQRWTAETDDLGEERRILHYVDPMNPANVSEKPGLAPCGMPMEPVYDDRESGSFALDPKGAMSLGTVKITPQKQQIIGVQIGTAERTSETHRIRTLGRIAADENRVFPLISAVDGWMSYIPGSTTGSLVEKGQLMALIKIYDYDFFSWQQRYLAELSNIGRRYLPATNFTGARQPLPYPPRPSRKVAPTPGDMSSMDMPSAAMQTGKESPTAPPRPKPKSTLGMPFSAMKPKFALQATPPGGLPQSQIPLPGKTPPAHTPASSMPGMADHSMPFGNERRQGDLDPTYMREDDILYANKAKLELLDLGVDETQLLELALEGKYIPNIQVRSPVTGLVIDRGVSPLEKVFRGTECFRVADLSRVWILADVFNTDAKYIQPGMRARVSLPRQNKPVDAVVSDIFPEFDATTRTLKVRLEMDNPQNAFRPDMFVNVDFLIPLPEAITVPADAVLDSGRRKIVFIALGEGYFEPREVVTGWQFGDRVEIVKGIAPGEQIVVSGNFLIDSESRMKLATIGLMATPETEKGSSDREKSGIPSDAEPGND
- a CDS encoding CusA/CzcA family heavy metal efflux RND transporter, whose translation is MINRIIDFSVQNRFIVFTLVGVACIAGWWSMNHVALDAIPDLSDTQVIVYSRWDQSPDIIEDQVTYPIVTAMLGAPQVRAVRGFSDFGYSFVYVIFEDGTDIYWARSRTLEYLSGVLPQLPEGVKTELGPDATGLGWIFQYALVDESGQHSLADLRSYQDWVLRYYLKSVPGVAEVAPIGGFRRQYQVNVDPNRLQFYNLSIRQVVEAVRGGNSEVGGRLIEFGGTEYMVRGRGYAKSVADFENILLAASDDGIPIRVKDVGQVVSGPDLRRGITDLDGDGEVVSGIVVMRQGQNALDVIDRVKAKIRDIAPGLPSGVKIVPIYDRSELIHRAIDNLKSTLVEVMVTVSLVILLFLWHIPSSIIPMITIPIAVLLAFIPFRLMGLTANIMSLGGIAIAIGTMVDAAIVVVEQTHKKLEEWEESGRKKEYRTVIIDAVKQVAGPSFFAMLVIAVSFLPILTLEGEEGRLFKPLAYTKTLSMFVAALLAITLDPALRLFFTRLHPYRFRPRWLCRVTNAVFVGTIHSEEKHPISRVLIRLYQPIAEWTLRWKWIVLTAALLLVIGTVPLFLRLGSEFMPPLDEGAILYMPSTMPGISIAQAQQLLQNTDRILKQFPEVDRVLGKAGRAETSTDPAPLSMMETVIILHPKEKWRPVDTWYSSWAPEWAKVVLRRFTPDHISSEKLISLMNDALRIPGLVNGWTMPIKGRIDMLTTGIRTPVGLKISGADLAVIEEIGSKIEALLPAVEGTRSAFAERTGSGYFLDFEWDREQLAFFGFSMDDAQAAVLNAIGGKTVTTTVEGRERYSVNVRYMRDFRTDLQSLERVLVAGPKGERQIPIGLLADIKVTSGPAMIRNEDGLLTGYVYVDLAGRDTSSYIQEAGSLIREKIKLPAGYAVIWSGQYIAMERFRERLGMILPLTLFLIFLLLYLNTRSAIKTCIVLLAVPFSAVGAVWLLYGLGYNMSIGVWVGLIALLGVDAETGVFMLLYLDIAYEKAKKEGRLRSLNELRSAILDGAVQRLRPKFMTTATMFLGLVPIMWSMGTGADVMRRIAAPMIGGIFTSFLLELLVYPSIYEIWKWNSDVKKTVQDQT